ATCAACGTGGCCCGGGCCGAAGCGACGCGCCAGGGGTCGACGGTGAAGCTCCTCGTCGAGCTCCGCGCTCCCGGCTACCCCGGCAGCACCTACACGCTGTCCTACAACGCGAAGCGGGACGAGCTCGGTGGGGAATACTTTCAGGCGGCCCTGGGGCAAACGTTCCTCGTGTCATTTCAGCGCATGAAGTAGGAGGCGTCATCTGTGAGCCGCGCGCAAGATCTGGAGACGGCGGCCTGCCACGGCTGCGATCTGCTCCAGCGCATCCCGCGGCTGCCTCCCGGCGGCAAGGCGCGCTGCCGACGCTGTGGCGAGACGCTGGCCACGCGTCCGGCCGATCCGCTCGATCGTCCGCTCGCCCTCACCCTCGCGGCGGCGGTGGCGTTTGTCGTGGCCAATTCGATCCCGTTGATGAGCCTCGCGGTGGTCGGGCGCTCGGCCAGCACGACGGTGATCGGCGGCGCCTACGAGATGTGGGTCAAGGGCTTTCCGGGGACCGCGGTCACGGTGGCATTCTGCGTCGTGCTGGCGCCGGCGGTCTACATCGCGTTCATGCTGACCGTCCTGCTCGCGGCGCGACGCCCGCCCGCGCCCCACTGGGTGGCCGAGCTGATGCGCTGGGCCGACGTCATGCAGCCCTGGTCGATGAACGAGGTGATGCTGCTCGGCGTGCTGGTGTCGCTGATCAAGATCGCGGAGCTCGCGACGGTGACGCCGGACGTGGGGATGTTCGCGCTCGGCGCGCTGATCGGTCTGCTGCCCGCGATCATGGTGAGCTTCGACCCCGAGGAGATCTGGCAGCGCGTCGAGTGGGCCGACGGGACGTACCACCCGAAGGCGGCGTGATGGCAGCGGTGGCCCTGAGCGGGGCCGAGGCCGGCCTCGTCTCCTGCGAGACATGCCGGCTGCTGTCGCGACCGGCCGACCCGTCGGACCCCGGCTACTGCCCGCGCTGCGGGGCGGAGCTGGTCTGGCGGCGCCGCAACTCGATCCAGTATGCCTGGGCGTTCCTGGTCGCCGCGGCGATCTGCTACATTCCGGCCAACGTCCTGCCGGTGCTTCACACCAACACGGTGACGGGATCCGAGGCCGACACCATCATGAGCGGGGTGATCTTCCTGTACACCTCGGGCTCGTGGCCGCTCGCCCTGGTCGTGCTGGTCGCCAGCGTGATGATCCCCCTCGGGAAGCTCATCGCGCTGGCCTACCTGCTGATCACGGTGCAGCGGGGCTCGGTCCGGAGCAACCGCGATCGGAGCCGGCTGTACCGGATGATCGAGATCATCGGTCGGTGGTCGATGCTGGACGTGTTCGTCGACACCTTCACGGTTGCGCTCGTGCAGCTGCAGCCGCTCATGTCGGTGGAGCCGGGGCCCGGGGTGGTCTTCTTCATGGCGGTGGTGATCCTGACCGTCATCGCGGTGCGGTGCTTCGATCCTCGCCTGATCTGGGACGCCGGCCGCCGCTGGGAGGTGAGTCATGCCTGAGCCCGTCGATCGCGGCGATCTGCCGCAGGCCACCGTGTCGCGCCCGCGGCGGACGAAGATCTCGGTTGTGTGGATCATCCCGATCCTGGCCGCGGTGATCGGCCTCGGCATCGCCATCCAGCGGCTCATGACCGAGGGGCCGACCGTCACCATCGTGTTCAGGAATGCGGAGGGTATCGAGGCCGGCAAGACGTTCGTCAAGTACAAGGACGTGAACATCGGGCACGTGTCCTCGGTGGTGCTGACCGACGGCTACGGCAAGGTGGAAGTGACCGCGAAGATCACGAAGAGCGCCGCCGGCCTGATGGTGGAGGATGCCAAGTTCTGGGTCGTCTCGCCCCGGATCACCCTCAGCGGCATCTCCGGGCTCGGCACCCTGCTGTCCGGGAACTACATCGGGCTGCAGCCCGGCCAGTCGACCAAGAGCCAGCGGCACTTCACCGGCCTCGATGAGGCTCCCGTCAGCACGGGCCAGCCGGGCAAGGCCTTCCATCTCAAGGCCAGTGACCTGGGATCGCTGGGCACCGGGGCGCCCGTCTACTACCGTCGCCTGCAGGCCGGTCAGGTCATCACGTACGATCTCGCCCCCGACGGCAAGAACATCGACATCACCGTATTCGTCAATGCGCCCTACGACAAGTACGTGACCCACGAGACGCGGTTCTGGAACGCGAGCGGTCTGGACGTCACGCTCGGGGCGGGCGGAGTGGACGTGCGCACCGAAGGCCTGGTCGCGCTGCTCGCCGGCGGCCTCGCGTTCGACACGCCCCCGTACGTGCCGGCCAGCGCCCCGGCGGACGCGAACGCGTGGTTCTCCCTCCACCGCGACCGCGCCGAGGCGATGAAGCAGCCCGACACCATCAGCCGCCGCTATGTCCTTTACTTCAACGAGACGGTGAGGGGACTATCGGTTGGCGCGCCCGTGCTCTTGTTCGGCCTGCCGGCAGGCGAGGTGGTCGACGTCGGTCTGAGCGTGGACATGATCACCGGCTCGATGCGCCCCCGCGTCGTCATCACGTTCTTCCCGGAGCGGCTCGTGGAGCGGGTCACTCCGGCCGGCCAGCAGGCCGCGCTCAAGGCCCTGGTGGAAGGCGATGCGCACACCCGCCTCGCCTTCGTGAAGCGCGAGGTGGAGGAGCGAGGGCTGCGAGCTCAGCTGCGCAGCGGCAATCTCATCACCGGGCAGCTTTTCGTCGCGGTGGACCGGTTCCCGAACGCACCCCGGGCGAAGGTCGACTGGAGCAAGGATCCGCTGGATCTGCCGGTGGTGGCGAGCACGGTTCCGGATCTGGAGGCCAAGCTCACGAGCATCCTCGCGAAGCTCGACCGCCTGCCCCTCGACGCGATCGGCAAGGAGCTGGAGAGCACGGTGACCAGCGCCAGCAAGCTCATGGCCTCCGTGGACGCGACGCTCGTGCCAGAGCTGAAGAACACGGTGGATAGTGCGAACCAGCTCCTCGGCGCGGTGGACCACCAGCTCGGGGTGACGCTCGACGAGGCGCGCCGGGTGCTCGCCTCGGCCGATCGCGTCCTCAAGAACACCGACACCACCCTCGTCGGCACCGAGGCTCCGGCCCAGCAGGAGCTCCGCGACGCACTCCAGGAGATCGTGCGCGCCGCGCGCGCGGTCCGGGTGCTCGCCGACTATCTGGAGCGACATCCCGAATCGCTGATCCGTGGGAAGAACGGGGCTCAGTGATGCGACCCGGCGCCGCCATCGCTGCCCTCTGCACCCTGGCCGGGTTGGTGGCCGGATGCGGATCCACGCCGGCGTCGCGCTTCTATACGCTGAGCGGGACCGTGACGGCCGCCCCGGCGGCAACGCCATTGCCAGTCTCGCTGGCGGTCGGGCCGGTCTCGGTGCCGGGCACCGTCGATCGCCCGCAGATCGTGGTGAACACGGGTGCCAACCAGGTGGAGGTCGACGAGTTCAATCGCTGGGCGTCG
The sequence above is a segment of the Candidatus Methylomirabilota bacterium genome. Coding sequences within it:
- a CDS encoding paraquat-inducible protein A, translating into MAAVALSGAEAGLVSCETCRLLSRPADPSDPGYCPRCGAELVWRRRNSIQYAWAFLVAAAICYIPANVLPVLHTNTVTGSEADTIMSGVIFLYTSGSWPLALVVLVASVMIPLGKLIALAYLLITVQRGSVRSNRDRSRLYRMIEIIGRWSMLDVFVDTFTVALVQLQPLMSVEPGPGVVFFMAVVILTVIAVRCFDPRLIWDAGRRWEVSHA
- a CDS encoding paraquat-inducible protein A encodes the protein MSRAQDLETAACHGCDLLQRIPRLPPGGKARCRRCGETLATRPADPLDRPLALTLAAAVAFVVANSIPLMSLAVVGRSASTTVIGGAYEMWVKGFPGTAVTVAFCVVLAPAVYIAFMLTVLLAARRPPAPHWVAELMRWADVMQPWSMNEVMLLGVLVSLIKIAELATVTPDVGMFALGALIGLLPAIMVSFDPEEIWQRVEWADGTYHPKAA
- a CDS encoding MlaD family protein, which produces MPEPVDRGDLPQATVSRPRRTKISVVWIIPILAAVIGLGIAIQRLMTEGPTVTIVFRNAEGIEAGKTFVKYKDVNIGHVSSVVLTDGYGKVEVTAKITKSAAGLMVEDAKFWVVSPRITLSGISGLGTLLSGNYIGLQPGQSTKSQRHFTGLDEAPVSTGQPGKAFHLKASDLGSLGTGAPVYYRRLQAGQVITYDLAPDGKNIDITVFVNAPYDKYVTHETRFWNASGLDVTLGAGGVDVRTEGLVALLAGGLAFDTPPYVPASAPADANAWFSLHRDRAEAMKQPDTISRRYVLYFNETVRGLSVGAPVLLFGLPAGEVVDVGLSVDMITGSMRPRVVITFFPERLVERVTPAGQQAALKALVEGDAHTRLAFVKREVEERGLRAQLRSGNLITGQLFVAVDRFPNAPRAKVDWSKDPLDLPVVASTVPDLEAKLTSILAKLDRLPLDAIGKELESTVTSASKLMASVDATLVPELKNTVDSANQLLGAVDHQLGVTLDEARRVLASADRVLKNTDTTLVGTEAPAQQELRDALQEIVRAARAVRVLADYLERHPESLIRGKNGAQ